The Candidatus Binataceae bacterium genome includes a region encoding these proteins:
- a CDS encoding acyl-CoA dehydrogenase family protein translates to MELQLNDSQLAIRDLVRRFAREQLAPQSARIDREHAFPAQIIAELAKLGLMGIFIPERYGGAGMDHISYALALEELAVACASTAVIVSAHSSLACWPILAAGTEAQQARFLPAMAAGQALGCFALTEPEAGSDAAAQRSRARAEGEGYVIDGTKNFITNGPQAAVAIVFAVTDPGAGHRGISAFIVPTDSAGFEVVRTEEKLGIHGAHSAQLRFTQMRIAADLRLGEVGSGFKLAMQTLDGGRIGIAAQAVGIGRAALERALLYAGQRRAFGAPIGSFQAVQMKLADMAVELDAARLLTWQAAARKDAGAAHSKEAAMAKLFASEAAMRAANEALQIHGGYGYTREFPLERYYRDAKITEIYEGTSEIQRLVIAARVLETSAGWR, encoded by the coding sequence ATGGAGCTGCAGCTTAATGACAGTCAACTTGCGATTCGCGACTTGGTGCGCCGCTTCGCGCGCGAGCAACTGGCGCCGCAAAGCGCGAGGATCGACCGCGAGCACGCCTTTCCCGCCCAGATTATCGCCGAGTTGGCTAAGCTCGGACTGATGGGCATCTTCATCCCGGAGCGCTACGGCGGCGCTGGAATGGATCACATCAGCTACGCCCTCGCGCTGGAGGAGCTGGCAGTGGCCTGCGCCTCCACCGCGGTGATCGTTTCCGCTCACAGTTCACTTGCCTGCTGGCCGATCCTGGCGGCAGGCACCGAGGCACAGCAGGCTCGCTTTTTACCGGCGATGGCCGCCGGCCAGGCACTGGGCTGCTTCGCACTGACCGAGCCGGAGGCAGGTTCCGACGCCGCCGCCCAGCGCAGCCGCGCACGTGCCGAGGGCGAAGGTTACGTTATCGACGGGACCAAGAATTTCATCACTAACGGGCCGCAGGCTGCGGTCGCGATCGTGTTTGCGGTGACTGATCCCGGGGCCGGCCATCGCGGTATCAGCGCCTTCATCGTGCCCACCGATAGCGCCGGTTTCGAAGTCGTGCGCACCGAGGAGAAGCTGGGAATTCACGGCGCTCATAGCGCTCAATTGCGTTTTACCCAAATGCGCATTGCCGCCGACTTGCGGCTGGGCGAGGTAGGCAGCGGCTTCAAGCTGGCAATGCAGACGCTCGACGGTGGCCGCATCGGTATCGCCGCGCAAGCGGTCGGGATCGGGCGGGCGGCGCTGGAGCGAGCGCTGCTTTACGCGGGCCAGCGGCGTGCCTTTGGAGCACCGATCGGTAGTTTTCAGGCGGTCCAGATGAAGCTGGCCGACATGGCAGTGGAACTCGACGCTGCTCGCCTGCTGACTTGGCAGGCGGCGGCGCGCAAGGATGCCGGCGCGGCGCACAGCAAGGAAGCCGCGATGGCCAAGCTGTTCGCCTCCGAAGCTGCGATGCGCGCCGCCAACGAGGCGTTGCAGATTCATGGCGGCTACGGCTATACCCGCGAGTTCCCCCTGGAGCGCTATTATCGCGATGCCAAGATCACCGAGATCTACGAAGGCACTTCCGAAATCCAGCGCCTGGTGATCGCGGCCCGGGTGTTGGAGACCAGCGCGGGTTGGCGATGA